A window of the Anticarsia gemmatalis isolate Benzon Research Colony breed Stoneville strain chromosome W, ilAntGemm2 primary, whole genome shotgun sequence genome harbors these coding sequences:
- the LOC142985987 gene encoding uncharacterized protein LOC142985987 has protein sequence MSNRKLKTRRSSRTTGSRSRRIIEAEEEVAALKLALAEAKLKRLRVEAEDEDDDYAPSSVADEEEDDAPSRVEEWLNKTALPKEVKDPEWRGQDTIKKENQVHRKEGVPARQPDVTSLAEALTQAVRMSRDAPRYIQELPVFNGEISNWLAFRAAYQETHQMFSKIENIARIRKSLKGAAHEAVSSMLISQPDPQAILDALERRFGRPDALAMNEMQKLRNLQKINDDPRDLCIFANKVSNIVATIEASGYVSAAYLAHTGAKTVNPRKDTVKEQPATTAPVEVTSAVEVVKNTNAARSRQALLKIAPVTLVGPNSTRVDTFALMDDGSTITLIEESLAELLGIDGPRDDMWVQGLNETAKHENSKRVDVTIRGRYNLNGQQYKMRNVRTVQKLMFTQQTISRRDVENCAHLKGIEDQLIYQDARPKILIGQDNWELLVALDIRTGNRDQPVATNTKLGWVLHGCRTSRIRTVDFCGYTTSPEEDEKPMEKMMKEFFDLEAKKRRNDPDERALEILNAHSRRLPEGRFETALLWKNENRTIPNNFDNAFKRLVNLEKKLDREPKLKTQYEERIQNHLNSGYAEIVTTPVAPGKTWYLPHFAVCNPAKPKIRLVHDAAARSHGTSLNDMLLSGPDLLQHLPGVIMRFRQHAFAISADIKEMFMQIKIREEDRDALRFLWRGDNRGNKTPEEYRMTSVIFGATSSPCTALYIKNKNAEEHRETYPQAAKEIIRNHYMDDFITSFPTKEEAVRVSKEVDKIHKKAGFVLRGWTSNDQSV, from the exons ATGAGTAACAGGAAAT TGAAGACACGAAGATCGTCGCGTACAACAGGATCTCGATCAAGGCGAATTATTGAGGCAGAAGAGGAGGTTGCCGCGTTAAAGCTCGCGCTCGCCGAAGCTAAATTAAAGCGACTGCGCGTTGAGGCAGAGGATGAAGACGATGACTACGCTCCTTCGTCGGTTGCGGATGAGGAAGAGGACGACGCACCTAGCCGGGTAGAAGAATGGTTGAACAAGACCGCGCTTCCCAAAGAAGTGAAGGATCCGGAATGGCGAGGACAGGACACtatcaaaaaagaaaatcaagtaCACAGGAAAGAAGGTGTCCCTGCGCGTCAGCCGGACGTCACTTCATTGGCAGAGGCGCTCACACAGGCAGTGCGAATGTCCAGAGACGCGCCGAGGTACATTCAGGAGCTACCAGTCTTTAACGGAGAAATTAGTAATTGGTTGGCGTTCCGCGCCGCCTATCAGGAAACGCACCAAATGTTCTCGAAAATCGAAAATATTGCCCGCATAAGGAAAAGTTTAAAGGGAGCTGCTCATGAAGCAGTGAGCAGTATGCTGATCAGCCAGCCGGACCCACAAGCCATCTTGGATGCTTTGGAACGCCGATTCGGAAGACCGGACGCACTGGCTATGAACGAGATGCAAAAACTAAGAAATCTGCAGAAAATTAATGACGACCCACGTGACTTATGCATATTTGCGAATAAAGTGTCTAACATCGTCGCTACGATTGAGGCTTCCGGCTATGTTTCCGCTGCCTACTTAGCTCACACAGGCGCGAAAACTGTCAATCCAAG AAAAGATACTGTGAAAGAGCAGCCGGCAACTACGGCACCAGTAGAGGTCACGTCAGCGGTAGAAGTTGTGAAAAATACTAACGCCGCAAGAAGTCGTCAAGCCCTGCTGAAGATTGCGCCGGTTACATTGGTCGGTCCGAATAGCACCAGGGTCGACACCTTCGCACTGATGGACGACGGGAGCACCATCACCCTGATCGAAGAAAGCCTAGCGGAATTATTAGGTATCGACGGCCCGCGAGACGACATGTGGGTGCAAGGGCTTAACGAGACGGCGAAACACGAAAACAGCAAGAGAGTGGACGTAACCATACGAGGCCGATACAACCTCAATGGCCAACAGTATAAAATGCGGAATGTACGCACTGTGCAGAAACTAATGTTCACGCAACAAACGATTAGCCGAAGAGACGTCGAAAACTGCGCACATCTGAAGGGCATAGAAGACCAGCTAATATACCAAGATGCTCGACCAAAAATCCTTATTGGACAAGACAACTGGGAGCTGTTAGTAGCGCTGGACATCAGGACTGGAAATCGAGACCAACCAGTAGCAACTAACACCAAATTAGGCTGGGTCTTACATGGATGCCGAACTTCTAGGATAAGGACAGTTGACTTCTGTGGATATACTACTAGCCCAGAAGAAGATGAAAAACCCATGGAGAAAATGATGAAAGAATTCTTTGACCTGGAAGCAAAGAAAAGAAGGAATGACCCTGACGAACGCGCCTTGGAGATACTCAATGCACACAGTAGACGGTTGCCCGAAGGACGTTTCGAGACCGCCCTTCTCTGGAAGAATGAAAACAGAACAATCCCGAACAATTTTGACAACGCCTTCAAAAGGCTGGTTAACCTAGAAAAGAAACTGGACAGAGAACCGAAACTTAAAACACAGTATGAAGAAAGGATTCAAAACCATCTTAACTCAGGATACGCGGAAATTGTGACCACACCTGTAGCGCCCGGAAAAACTTGGTACCTGCCTCACTTTGCTGTATGCAATCCTGCTAAGCCTAAGATACGACTTGTGCATGACGCGGCTGCTAGATCACACGGAACAAGCCTAAATGACATGTTGCTCTCTGGTCCTGATCTCTTGCAACACCTGCCTGGAGTCATCATGCGATTCAGACAACACGCTTTCGCAATCTCGGCCGACATCAAAGAGATGTTCATGCAAATCAAAATAAGGGAAGAAGATCGAGATGCGCTGAGATTCCTGTGGCGTGGAGACAATAGAGGGAATAAAACACCGGAAGAGTATCGGATGACATCTGTGATCTTCGGAGCCACATCATCACCATGCACCGCGCTatacatcaaaaacaaaaacgcaGAAGAACATCGCGAGACGTATCCTCAAGCGGCCAAGGAAATTATCAGGAACCATTATATGGACGACTTTATAACAAGCTTTCCGACCAAAGAAGAAGCTGTCCGCGTGTCGAAGGAGGttgataaaatacataagaaaGCTGGTTTCGTGCTTCGAGGATGGACATCGAACGATCAGTCTGTGTAA
- the LOC142985988 gene encoding uncharacterized protein LOC142985988 → MSLFDPLGLVSPVTTPAKRLMQETWRFGTGWDDPMPEELQPRWSTWLKNLLAIKSLKIARCYNIGPAIQERELHTFVDASEEAYSAAIYIRMLRADGTVHVALAVRKSRVAPLKPTSIPRLELQAALLGARLARTTEQEHDFVFTRKVYWGDSRTVLAWIRAEPRTFKTFVAHRLAEIEELTKVNEWRWVPTKENVADDATRDTPADFNSGHRWFHGPDFLRKPEVDWPSEEVKPIVEKTGEEKCLVTLERGTPMYLPNIENIAKWQTLIRATGRMQFIDLCRKRKHVAAVTRKRTKEKQENNPTWKKNERKKKGNETSVNTEEKKRLIPLDATYLQRAENMWIRAMQDESYAQERTRIENGNAPTGKDRLANLSVIIGEDGLLRLRGRISAAPGISVTTTNPVLLDGQHRNTKMYIQHIHEKMIHGGVELVVNELRQRCWVTRIRPTVKNVIRNCQRCKIRRAKPTKPSTGDLPAARLTHGARPFSYTGVDYFGPVEVTVARHREKRWVALFTCLTVRAVHLEVVPSLSADSAICAIRRFIGRRGMPTELWSDNGTCFKAADKELREAWRAMQEEASVHHIKWRFIPPASPFMGGAWERLVRSVKEALRVTLREKHPSDEVLHTLLVEAENILNSRPLTHVTVNPEEPEALTPNHILLGPSCHVPAPGSFNENNEATRSLWRRAQQLADTFWKRWVKEYRPLLQHRREPHASGTPLRVGDVVIICDSNLPRNVWPKGRVTRVFPGKDNEIRVVDITTSNGHVLRRPCKKVIVLPVESQDATAGEMCTMNA, encoded by the coding sequence ATGTCACTATTTGACCCACTTGGTCTGGTCTCTCCTGTAACAACACCAGCAAAGAGATTGATGCAAGAAACGTGGCGATTTGGCACAGGATGGGATGACCCCATGCCCGAAGAATTACAACCTCGCTGGTCAACGTGGTTGAAAAACCTGCTGGCAATCAAGAGCCTGAAGATCGCGCGGTGTTACAACATCGGCCCCGCGATACAGGAAAGGGAATTGCATACCTTTGTCGACGCCAGCGAAGAAGCGTATTCAGCTGCCATCTACATCAGGATGTTGCGCGCCGACGGAACTGTACATGTGGCATTGGCAGTAAGGAAGAGTCGCGTCGCGCCATTGAAGCCTACCTCAATACCTCGACTCGAACTTCAAGCCGCTCTGCTAGGCGCACGATTAGCACGCACGACGGAACAAGAACACGACTTCGTGTTCACCCGAAAGGTGTACTGGGGTGACTCCCGCACAGTACTGGCGTGGATAAGAGCTGAACCACGCACTTTCAAGACGTTTGTTGCGCATCGCCTGGCAGAAATTGAAGAGCTAACTAAGGTGAATGAGTGGCGGTGGGTTCCAACAAAGGAAAATGTAGCTGACGACGCAACCCGAGATACACCCGCAGACTTCAACTCAGGACATCGATGGTTCCATGGTCCCGACTTTTTAAGAAAACCAGAAGTGGATTGGCCCTCAGAAGAAGTCAAGCCAATTGTCGAGAAAACAGGTGAAGAAAAATGTCTCGTCACGCTAGAAAGAGGCACGCCAATGTACTTGCCGAACATCGAGAATATCGCTAAGTGGCAAACACTGATACGCGCTACAGGAAGAATGCAGTTCATCGACCTGTGCAGGAAAAGAAAACACGTTGCAGCTGTAACTAGAAAACGTACCAAGGAAAAGCAGGAAAATAACCCAACCTGGAAGAAAAATGAACGCAAGAAGAAAGGAAATGAAACATCAGTGAATACTGAAGAAAAGAAAAGGCTGATTCCCCTCGATGCAACCTATCTACAAAGAGCTGAAAATATGTGGATACGAGCGATGCAGGATGAAAGCTACGCACAGGAAAGGACAAGGATAGAAAACGGTAATGCGCCGACTGGAAAAGATCGACTAGCCAATCTAAGCGTTATCATCGGCGAAGATGGCTTGCTGCGCCTACGGGGAAGAATTTCAGCTGCACCCGGAATTAGTGTAACCACGACCAACCCTGTTCTGCTCGACGGCCAACATCGAAACACGAAAATGTATATCCAGCACATACATGAGAAAATGATCCACGGCGGAGTAGAGCTGGTTGTGAACGAACTGCGACAGCGGTGTTGGGTGACACGAATACGCCCGACGGTAAAAAACGTTATAAGGAATTGCCAGAGATGTAAAATAAGAAGAGCAAAGCCGACTAAGCCTTCAACAGGAGACTTACCAGCAGCTCGACTAACTCACGGCGCAAGACCCTTCTCTTACACAGGGGTCGATTACTTTGGTCCAGTAGAAGTAACAGTAGCCAGACACAGAGAAAAGAGATGGGTAGCTCTCTTCACCTGTCTCACTGTAAGAGCAGTACACTTAGAAGTGGTGCCGTCGTTAAGCGCAGACTCGGCTATCTGCGCGATAAGAAGATTCATCGGGAGAAGAGGAATGCCGACAGAGCTGTGGTCGGACAACGGAACTTGTTTCAAAGCAGCCGACAAGGAGCTACGGGAAGCCTGGAGAGCAATGCAGGAAGAAGCGAGTGTACACCATATAAAGTGGCGCTTCATACCCCCTGCCTCGCCTTTCATGGGAGGGGCATGGGAGCGTCTAGTACGGAGCGTAAAAGAAGCCCTTCGGGTTACACTCCGAGAAAAGCATCCCAGCGACGAAGTTCTACATACGCTCCTGGTCGAAGCCGAGAACATTCTAAATTCGCGTCCTCTCACCCATGTGACGGTCAACCCCGAAGAACCGGAAGCTCTAACGCCAAATCACATTCTACTGGGTCCGAGCTGTCACGTGCCTGCGCCTGGCAGCTTTAACGAGAACAATGAGGCCACTCGAAGTCTGTGGAGACGAGCGCAGCAACTAGCAGACACTTTCTGGAAGCGTTGGGTAAAAGAATACAGGCCGTTACTCCAACACCGGCGGGAGCCGCACGCATCTGGTACACCCCTGCGTGTCGGCGATGTAGTAATCATCTGCGATTCCAACCTACCGAGGAATGTGTGGCCAAAGGGACGAGTGACACGCGTCTTCCCTGGCAAAGACAACGAGATACGAGTTGTGGACATCACTACCAGCAACGGTCATGTCTTGCGGCGACCATGCAAGAAGGTCATCGTGCTACCAGTTGAATCGCAAGATGCGACGGCGGGAGAAATGTGCACGATGAAcgcataa